CCCGCAACCGCCTCAAACTCCGAAAGATTAGGCGTGATCATTGTGGCACCACGGTATCGCGAGAAATCGCTACCTTTTGGATCGACAAGGCAGGGGATTTTTTGTGACCGACAGACCTCTATCAACGCCTCAACGCGGCATAAAGTGCCTTTTGCGTAATCGCTGAGCAGGACAACATCGTGTTCAGCAATAAGATTGCTTACGTATTGAATGAACATATCGTCAGCGTAGTCGTCGAAAGGGGCTTCGAAATCCATGCGAATGAGCTGCTGATTCCGGCTTAAGACCCTAAGCTTGACGATTGTTTCAGCGGCGCATGGCATCACCGACCATCTCACTCCACGGCTTTCGACAGCCCTTCGTAAAACGTTTGCGTGCTCGTCGTCACCCGCCAGGCCCGAGAGCGTGGTACTTACGCCTAAAGCAGCCAGATTCACCGCTACGTTCCCTGCACCACCGGGACGGTCGTCAACCTCACCAACATTGACAACGGGCACTGGGGCCTCCGGACTCATTCGCGTTGCGCTGCCATGCCAGAATCGATCCAACATGACATCGCCAATGACGAGGACCTTCGCCTTTCCAAAATCCGGGATATTAGCCATGAACTATTTCTCTTTCCTTATCCACCTGCTGAGGTGGCACAGCCAAAACATGCTCTAAGGCATCCAACACCTCCGATGGGACTAACGCAGCCATGCAAGTAAACGCGCCACCACAACTCGGCCGTCGCTTACAGGGCGCACAGTCTAGATCGTGGTAAATCACACGGACATTATTGCGCTCTGTTTCCGTGTAGGGACAGGTAGACCCAAAAAGCGCCACCGTTGGTACCCCTGCAGCAACTCCCATATGCGTAAGGCCGGTATCGACTCCGATAACTGCTCTGGCCTTACTGACCAAGCTCGCACTGACACCCAAAGGGTGGGTCCCCACCCAACTTTCTGCGTTCAGCCCTTTGAGCATTTCGGCCGCCTCGGCACGATCCGCAGGTCCTCCAAGGCAGGCCACTTTATGTCCCTGAGCAACCAGTGTCTGAATGAGGGAGCGCCAGTGCGCCCTCGTCCAATGCTTCTGAGGTCGCGTGGTAAAGGGCGCTACTGCGATATAGCTCATTGGCGCGGCAATCGCCTCAGCTCTTGATTGATCTTCATCCGTCACGCCAAGAACCATCTTAAATTCCTGAGTATCCCAACCCAGTTCTTCGGCTAACCCAAGGTATTCTGAGCTGATTCTGGACGTTATTTGCTTGGGGTATCGTTGGGTGAGCAACAGTCCATTAGGCTCCTTTGAATGAAAGCCAACGCGCTGGGAGCTACCCGTCAGCCAGGCCAAAAAAGCACTTTTTAGCAAACCCTGTGCGTCTACCACCAGGTCGTAATCTCTCGATCGAAGTTCTCGCCTGAAACCGGTAATGGCCTTAAAAAGCGCTACTAGGCGCTTCTCTTCCCAAAGCGCTCGCCATTCTTGGCGTGGCCAGAGAATAACGCGTCCAATAGACGGCATACCTACGAGTAGCGGCCGTACCACGCCCTCTGCTAACCAGTCGATTTCAGCATCTGGAAATTGACGTTTACAGGCTTCAACCAATGGCGACGCAAACACCACATCGCCGATTGCACTAAGACGGATGATCAGAACACGCTTTGGGGAAGATACTGACATTGTCGAATCAATCGGGAGCGATAACCGGCGGCTTCACGGGGTATGAGCAGTCTCTGTCCAAGGCAATAAGCAGTGTGAAGGTGAGAAAAATCAGATTGCCGCCAATATAACTGTAAATACCGACGGCGGTCCCAATGGGAAATATTGCGAGTATCGCCACTAAGCCCGCAACGGCCACGGGCATCCGCTCATCCATCAGGTAGCCCCAGAGAAAATAAAGCAACAGACCGTAGCCTACTAACCCCACAACACCCGTTTCTGCCATGATTTCGAGCAACGTAAGATGTGGGTGCCACGTCTCAGATACCCCTGTCCCGAGGAATATTTCCTGTCCCACAGCAAAGGTACCAAAACCTCTCATACCAACGCCGGTAAACCAATGTTCCTTGAACGCTATCCAGGCACTCTCCCACAACTGGGGTTGATATAAGATCGATTGGTAACGGGCCGGTGCTTCCGCGATCGTGCTCACTTGTCCCGTTACAATCGACAAGTATGAGCCTATGAGCAACCCAATAATTCCGGAGACAACAAAACCTGTAATTTGTCGTTTAGCGCCGACTTCGGGGTGCCGTAATGCCAGCACCGCCCACGCCGCAAGGCCAATTAATGCGAGCACGGCCGAGGACTGATGGCTGCTCATGACAATGGCGGCGTAGACTGGCAAGGAAAGAATTCCAATACCAATCCCACCGGCTCGTCGCAGCGCCTCCAAAAAGAAAGGCGACAGAATGGCGATGGTCGCACCGTAGCCCAGCTGCAGCGAGCCGGTTACCACCGCGCCAGATTCCCCTAACTCTATCAGTGGGTCGCCCAACAGACTTACCCCTGTCAATAACTGGATAAAGCCATCAATTGCCCACGCTACGAGCAAAATACCCAGCCAGGACATGATTTGTTTTGCATCGCCCTCTTCTAGCTTTGCGCTGAGTACAACCCAGGCAGCAAAGCCGTAAGCTGCAAAACGGAAAGCCGCGGATAGACCACGATCCGGATTGACCGACATGATGAGACTAATAAAACCCGGTATCGCTATACACGAAAACAGTAACGCGGCGCGCTTCATGCCCTCTGTCGATACGACCGCCTTACGGTCGGTCAACAAGCCACCCAGGGTCACCACCACCATAAGCCAGATCAACTGGCGCGTAGCGACACTCACAGCGAGCGAGAAAAATAAAAACACCCACATTAGCGGGGCTGGAATCAACGTTTGCTGCGGCATTATTGTGACTATTGGGCTGCTTTGAGTTCCGTGGATACGTTCTCGAGAGTAACGAAATGCATAGCCCAACTCCAGCTAACACCCGTTAATAAGCGGAAAATCAACAATTTAACTTGCACCGTTCATCGACAGCGTGTTTCATCGCCACATGCTGTTATCACATCGAAAGAAATTCTTATTTATCCACATAGCTAAGACCGGTGGGACCAGCGTCCGCTCAGCACTGCAGAAGTATCGATGGCGCGACCCCTACTATGCGCCGATTTGGCTCGCAAGTAAGCTAAGCGGAATGGCAAACCACGAACTGGCGATCAAGTTGCCTCGGCACTCAAAGGCCATTGCGGCCAAAGAAATGCTTCCCCGCGAGTTCTATGAGTCGCTGTTTAAGTTTGCGTTTGTTCGCAACCCCTGGGACTTACAAGTCAGCTCTTACCATCACATTCGGCGTGAGCGACCTCAGCTTATGAGGCCGAACGAGAGCTTTGCTGAATTTCTCTACCGCAAATTTGATCCCGATCGCGAGTGGCAGTATCACCTCGATACGTCGATAACGCCGCAGTCGAATTATCTGGTGGACCTAAACGGCGACTTGATTGTCGATTTTATTGGGCACTATGAAACGCTTCAGCAGGACTTTGACCATTGCTGCAAGACCATTGGCATTCCTAGGATAGAACTTCCCCACAAGCGCAAAGCAGGCGATCGCCTTGCTTACCGTGAGTACTACACGCCGGAGACACAAGCGCTTATAGAAAAGGTGTTTGCCCGTGATATCGAACTATTGGGGTACAGTTTTTAACCGCTATGCTATTGCACTCTCACAGAGCAGTGAGGCGATCGACAGATACTTCCTTTACTACTTAAGGCCCGCCCGCACCATCTCTGCCGCCTGAAGAAGCCCCGCTGCCTTGGTAGCGCCGTCATGCGCAGCACCGCTTGTCACGTGGAAACGATATGGTACTGCGGCGCGCTGGGCGGCAACCATATCCGACACCTTGTCCCCAACCATAATGGATCGGGACAGATCGAGGTCGTGTTCCTGAGCCGCCAAGAGCAACATGCCGGGTTCGGGCTTTCGCAAAACCGACTCAACCCGATAAGGCTCACTTTCTGCATCGGCTAAGTAGGGGCAGTAGTAGACCGCCGATAGATCAACGCCTCTGCTCGACAGATCCTCTTTCATCGATTGCGTGAGCCTGAGGAAGTCTTCCTCAGTGTAGTACCCTCTCGCAATACCCGACTGATTCGTAACAACTACGAGCTTAAAACCTAAGTTCTGCAGCAAAATTAAGCCGTCGATTGCATCCGGCAGGTATTCAAAATCCTCCCAGCATCCAACGTAACCGGAGTCCACGTTGATAACTCCATCCCTATCGAGAAAGGCTGCCGGCGTAGCCATGACTAGACGTCGTCGAGCTCAAGACGATGTTCGATCAGGGCGCACAGTAAATGTCCCACCACAATGTGCATTTCTTGTATGCGCGCAGTGACGTCAGAGGGCACAACAAGCGACAGATCAGCCACACGGTGAAGCTCACCGCCCGATTTACCCGACAAACCAATCGCCAGTACCCCGCTCTTCTGCGCTGACTCCACCGCATTGAGAATATTCATTGAATTCCCGGAAGTAGAGATCGCAAGTAAGACGTCTCCCGGCTGAGCAAGGCCCTCCACCTGCCGACTGAAAACATGGTCGTACCCGTAGTCATTACCAATAGCCGTGAGCGCCGAAGTGTCAGTCGTCAGGGCAATGGCCGGAAGCGAGCGCCGATCTGAAACGAAACGCCCGATCAACTCAGCGGCTATGTGCTGTGCGTCCGCCGCAGAACCCCCGTTGCCGCAAAGATAAATGCGTTTACCTGCGCGCAACGCTTCAGCACAGATCTCACCCGCTTGAGCAATATCATCCTCTAGCACACTCATGGCCTGAGCGACCGAAATGTGTTCTTCTAATGTACTGCGGACTATATGCTGCACCGCGCCCCCTCTTTTCCCTGCTTCAAATTATCCATTTAACTCAGCGACACTTTTTACTCGGGCCAATGCATGCAGAACGCGCCGATAAGCTCCCTGTCGATATGTGAAGTTTACAGTACTGGCGCAAAACCATTTTAGATTTGGCGCGCGAATCGTCTAATTATCTCGTTTCTCAAAACGCTCAGAGCGCTTTTCACCGAGACGTTTATACGCAACCGGTACGCACAAGATAGCAATTATCAGCAGTGTCCACATAGCCTCTAGTCTCCTGAGGGGCCCACGGCGGTGCCCCAGGCAACCATCTCTGAGACGCCTTGAGTGATCATGGACGAGGCAAAGCGAACGCCCACGACCATCGTTGCATTCAATTGGGCCGCATCCTCTTGCATACGATAAATGGCTTCCTCTCGCGCATCAGCCATCAGCTGGGTGTAGGACTTCACCTCTCCTCCCACCACATTTTTAATAACCGCAGTGATGTCACGAGTGATATTACGGGATCGAGCCGTGCTTCCTCGCACGAGACCAAGCGGCTCCATTCCGGCGGGAATGCTTTCAATACTAAGAAGCTTAATGGTTTTAGGGTCTGTCATTACTCAGTGAACTCTATTTTGAAGTGGGTGGGTAGGCTGCAATACACTCAACCTCGAGGGCCGCTCCCAGCGCTAGGCCGTTTGCCCCTAAGGCAGATCTCGCAGGATAAGGCCGAGA
The Candidatus Paraluminiphilus aquimaris genome window above contains:
- a CDS encoding D-glycero-alpha-D-manno-heptose-1,7-bisphosphate 7-phosphatase; the protein is MATPAAFLDRDGVINVDSGYVGCWEDFEYLPDAIDGLILLQNLGFKLVVVTNQSGIARGYYTEEDFLRLTQSMKEDLSSRGVDLSAVYYCPYLADAESEPYRVESVLRKPEPGMLLLAAQEHDLDLSRSIMVGDKVSDMVAAQRAAVPYRFHVTSGAAHDGATKAAGLLQAAEMVRAGLK
- a CDS encoding YbjQ family protein; translation: MTDPKTIKLLSIESIPAGMEPLGLVRGSTARSRNITRDITAVIKNVVGGEVKSYTQLMADAREEAIYRMQEDAAQLNATMVVGVRFASSMITQGVSEMVAWGTAVGPSGD
- a CDS encoding sulfotransferase family 2 domain-containing protein yields the protein MLLSHRKKFLFIHIAKTGGTSVRSALQKYRWRDPYYAPIWLASKLSGMANHELAIKLPRHSKAIAAKEMLPREFYESLFKFAFVRNPWDLQVSSYHHIRRERPQLMRPNESFAEFLYRKFDPDREWQYHLDTSITPQSNYLVDLNGDLIVDFIGHYETLQQDFDHCCKTIGIPRIELPHKRKAGDRLAYREYYTPETQALIEKVFARDIELLGYSF
- a CDS encoding D-sedoheptulose-7-phosphate isomerase codes for the protein MQHIVRSTLEEHISVAQAMSVLEDDIAQAGEICAEALRAGKRIYLCGNGGSAADAQHIAAELIGRFVSDRRSLPAIALTTDTSALTAIGNDYGYDHVFSRQVEGLAQPGDVLLAISTSGNSMNILNAVESAQKSGVLAIGLSGKSGGELHRVADLSLVVPSDVTARIQEMHIVVGHLLCALIEHRLELDDV
- a CDS encoding O-antigen ligase family protein, translating into MPQQTLIPAPLMWVFLFFSLAVSVATRQLIWLMVVVTLGGLLTDRKAVVSTEGMKRAALLFSCIAIPGFISLIMSVNPDRGLSAAFRFAAYGFAAWVVLSAKLEEGDAKQIMSWLGILLVAWAIDGFIQLLTGVSLLGDPLIELGESGAVVTGSLQLGYGATIAILSPFFLEALRRAGGIGIGILSLPVYAAIVMSSHQSSAVLALIGLAAWAVLALRHPEVGAKRQITGFVVSGIIGLLIGSYLSIVTGQVSTIAEAPARYQSILYQPQLWESAWIAFKEHWFTGVGMRGFGTFAVGQEIFLGTGVSETWHPHLTLLEIMAETGVVGLVGYGLLLYFLWGYLMDERMPVAVAGLVAILAIFPIGTAVGIYSYIGGNLIFLTFTLLIALDRDCSYPVKPPVIAPD
- a CDS encoding glycosyltransferase family 9 protein, whose amino-acid sequence is MSVSSPKRVLIIRLSAIGDVVFASPLVEACKRQFPDAEIDWLAEGVVRPLLVGMPSIGRVILWPRQEWRALWEEKRLVALFKAITGFRRELRSRDYDLVVDAQGLLKSAFLAWLTGSSQRVGFHSKEPNGLLLTQRYPKQITSRISSEYLGLAEELGWDTQEFKMVLGVTDEDQSRAEAIAAPMSYIAVAPFTTRPQKHWTRAHWRSLIQTLVAQGHKVACLGGPADRAEAAEMLKGLNAESWVGTHPLGVSASLVSKARAVIGVDTGLTHMGVAAGVPTVALFGSTCPYTETERNNVRVIYHDLDCAPCKRRPSCGGAFTCMAALVPSEVLDALEHVLAVPPQQVDKEREIVHG